The Sulfitobacter indolifex genome contains the following window.
GACCGGGTTCTGCACCAACTGCCCCGAAAGCGCCGAGACGATGCATGTCGATCTGCGCGAGATCGGGCCGACCTACTACTTCGCTCCGCCGCGTGTGTTCGAGACGCAGCTAACCTCCGTCATGATCCGCATGGAAGACGCGAGCCGCTTTAAGAAATGGCTGTTCGACGTCTTTATGGCCAATGCCCGCAAGGTTGGTCCGGCCATTCTGGACGGCAAGAAGGTCTCGTTCATGGATCGCGCGAAATATGCGCTTGGTGAGCTGATGATCTATGGCCCGCTGAAAAACACGCTGGGGTTCAGCCGCGTGCGGGTGGGTTATACGGCAGGCGAGGCGATCGGGCCGGAGATCTTTGATTTCTACCGCTCGCTCGGCATCAACCTGAAACAACTCTACGGCCAGACCGAGGCCACGGTGTTCATCACTGCCCAGCCCGATGGCGAGGTACGCAGCGACACCGTTGGCGTGACCTGCCCCGGTGTGGAGTTGAAAATCGCGGACAACGGCGAGGTCTTCTACCGCTCGCCCGGCGTTTTTGTGGAATACTACAAGAACCCCGAAAGCACCGCCGACACCAAGGATGCGGACGGCTGGGTCGCCACGGGCGATGCGGGCTTTATCGAAGAAGGTTCGGGACACCTGCGCATCATCGACCGGGCTAAAGACGTGGGCCAGATGGCCGACGGGCGGCTCTTTGCGCCGAAGTATGTAGAGAACAAGCTGAAGTTCTTCCCCAACATTCTTGAGACCGTGGTGTTCGGGAACAAGCGCACCGAATGTACCGCCTTCATCAACATCGACCTCACGGCGGTGGGCAACTGGGCCGAGCGTAACAACATCGGCTATGCCTCTTACCAAGAACTGGCGCGGCATCCGCAGGTGATGGACACGATCCAAAGCCATGTGGAGGATGTGAACCGTTCGGTCGCTGAGGATGAGATGCTGTCTGGCTGTCAGGTGCATCGCTTCGTTGTCCTGCACAAAGAACTCGACGCTGATGATGGTGAATTGACCCGCACCCGCAAAGTGCGCCGCAAGATCATCGAAGAGAAATACGCCGATATCATCGCAGCGCTCTATGACGGCTCCAAACAGGTCAGCACCGAGACGGAAGTGACCTATGAGGACGGCCGCAAAGGCTCGATCAAGGCGACGCTCGAAATTCGCGATGCCGCCGTGCAGCCGACCAGTCACAAGATGGCAGCGGAATGAGCGTGGCACAGGCGAGCGGCGGGCAGCCGGGAACTATGGAAAGGGACAGCGTGAAAGATCAGGCTGACAGCTATGTCACCGACGACGGCCGCACCATCGGCCCCACGGTGATGGAGATGAAAAACATCACCCTGCGTTTCGGCGGTGTGGAAGCGATCAAGGATATCTCTTTTGACATCCGCGAGGGCGAAATCCGCGCGATCATCGGGCCGAACGGGGCGGGCAAGTCCTCAATGCTCAATGTTATCAGTGGCTTCTACGTCCCGCAGGAGGGTGAGGTCTGGTATAAGGGGTCGCGGCGTCCGCCGATGAAGCCGTTTCAGGTGGCGCA
Protein-coding sequences here:
- a CDS encoding AMP-binding protein, with amino-acid sequence MAKPLTRADGPQSVPALLHRNASEFANAPAYREKEYGIWQSWTWSQTRDEVEALALGFLELGLKEGDFVAVIGRNRPTLYWAMIAAEMAGAIPVPLYQDANAEEMAYVMGHCGARFAVVGDQEQVDKIIEVQAQLPDFERMIYLDPRGLRKYDHSKLDQYSAVQEMGRANREKHIAELEARQAKLNYDSTGVMLYTSGTTGKPKGVVLSNRNVIETAKSSSEFDNLRRTDEILAYLPMAWVGDFIFSVGQALWTGFCTNCPESAETMHVDLREIGPTYYFAPPRVFETQLTSVMIRMEDASRFKKWLFDVFMANARKVGPAILDGKKVSFMDRAKYALGELMIYGPLKNTLGFSRVRVGYTAGEAIGPEIFDFYRSLGINLKQLYGQTEATVFITAQPDGEVRSDTVGVTCPGVELKIADNGEVFYRSPGVFVEYYKNPESTADTKDADGWVATGDAGFIEEGSGHLRIIDRAKDVGQMADGRLFAPKYVENKLKFFPNILETVVFGNKRTECTAFINIDLTAVGNWAERNNIGYASYQELARHPQVMDTIQSHVEDVNRSVAEDEMLSGCQVHRFVVLHKELDADDGELTRTRKVRRKIIEEKYADIIAALYDGSKQVSTETEVTYEDGRKGSIKATLEIRDAAVQPTSHKMAAE